The window TGAAGCCGGCAACGGTGACCAACGTGACGGAATTGGCGGTTGCGGCACTGACACGGTAGGACTGGTCCTCCGCAGAACGCGTCGTCACCGCTGTCGCGTTACCGGTCACCGGCGCGCGGTAATCGACGCTGTTGGCATCCGTCCCGAGAACCTGACCCTCGTCCGTGCATGCCGACGTGCCAGCCGAGCGGATGTCGCGGGACATCATCTCGTAGGCCACGCGCGCACCTTCCTGCACGCGGTTGAGGCCCTCATTGGAGCGGTAGGAGCGCTGGTTGGACTGGAACACGGCAATCGCCGCGCCCAGCACGATGAGACCCAACGCCATCGCAACCATGAGCTCGATCAGGCTGAAGCCGGCTGCCGGATGCCGCAACGAGGAAATGCGCGTCTTCACAGGATGCGTGCCTCCGTCACCAATTGCCGCGCGCTCAGACCACCGGCGCGCGAGTCGTCCCATTCCACCGTGATCACGCAGGCAGCCGGGCAACCGGTGATGGTGCCGCAGGTGCTGGCACCACCGCGGATGGTGCCCTGCAAGGCAGTGACCCAGTTATCCAGGTCATTTCCCGCCAAGGTGGCACCGCCGGTGGCGGAGCAACGCTTGCCCCCCGTGTTGTAACTGGCTGCGTTGGCCGAGTTGGCACGCATGGCTTCGATGATCGCATTGGTCTGCATCACTGCCTGGCTGGTCTCCAGCGAACTCTGACCACCCTGCAACGCTGTCGACTGCATGGCGGCAACCCCAAGCAGGCCGATCCCCAGAACCAGCACAGAGACCAGGACTTCGATCAGGCCCACGCCGCGCATGCGCGCCGGAGACGCGACTAGCGCTCCACAACGATTGGACCTGGATGGGATGTGGGATTTCATCAGCATGTACCCTTCGCATTGCTTACAAGGCCACTGACCATCACCGTGACCGCGTACTGGGAGTAGGAGTTGCTCAGCGGCACACAAGCCTGTGCGTTGATGACACCCGAAGGGCGGAACACGATGCCGTTAGCCGGCCCGGTGACCGACACGCCGCTCGAAGCCCCCGTGCTTCGGATGACTGCCGGGTCATCCGCAGTGGGTGCGGAGTGCACGACGACAATCTCGCTCCAATCGGTCGATGTACAAGCAGCGTTGCCGCACACACTCACCCGCGCATTGCGCCGCACCGCTTCCGACCTGGCGATCTGCAGCGCCGCGGTCAACTCACCGGCAGTACTGCTGACCCGGTAGGTATTGACCAAGGCAGTCATGCTGGGCGCTGCGACAACTGCCAGGACGCCCATGACCGCCACAGCGACCAACAACTCCACCAAGGTGAAGCCTTGCGGCAGCGGGCGTTGCTGTGGTGGAACGCGTTGACGCGACATGAAGCCTCCGGCACTAGGCGATGACAACCTTAACGATACCCTGTCTGCCGTCGCTATCGCCGACCGACGGGCGGAGCCCCCGCCTGCATGGGCGGCGGGTTCAACCACACAGAACCGGCCAAACTGGCTCACGGACACCTGCAACGGACCGACTTGGACAGCACCTCCCACCCGCTCAGCGCGCTCTGGCGCCCACCTGCCCTGATGGCCGTCGTGCTCGGCGGGGAAGCGCTTGCCTTGATCCTGGCGTTGGCACCCG of the Thermomonas carbonis genome contains:
- the pilV gene encoding type IV pilus modification protein PilV, which produces MRGVGLIEVLVSVLVLGIGLLGVAAMQSTALQGGQSSLETSQAVMQTNAIIEAMRANSANAASYNTGGKRCSATGGATLAGNDLDNWVTALQGTIRGGASTCGTITGCPAACVITVEWDDSRAGGLSARQLVTEARIL
- a CDS encoding GspH/FimT family pseudopilin, which gives rise to MSRQRVPPQQRPLPQGFTLVELLVAVAVMGVLAVVAAPSMTALVNTYRVSSTAGELTAALQIARSEAVRRNARVSVCGNAACTSTDWSEIVVVHSAPTADDPAVIRSTGASSGVSVTGPANGIVFRPSGVINAQACVPLSNSYSQYAVTVMVSGLVSNAKGTC